The following proteins come from a genomic window of Rutidosis leptorrhynchoides isolate AG116_Rl617_1_P2 chromosome 10, CSIRO_AGI_Rlap_v1, whole genome shotgun sequence:
- the LOC139871642 gene encoding photosystem I reaction center subunit XI, chloroplastic-like translates to MASLQLKTGLTSSLTTTRPVAPKGLSGSPLKAFPSSKRSSSTIKAIQSEKPTYQVVQPINGDPFIGSLETPVTSSPLVAWYLSNLPGYRTAVSPLLRGIEVGLAHGFFLVGPFVKAGPLRNTEYAGAAGSLAAGGLVVILSICLTMYGIASFKEGEPSIAPSLTLTGRKKEPDQLQTADGWAKFTGGFFFGGISGVTWAYFLLYVLDLPYYVK, encoded by the exons ATGGCTAGCCTCCAGCTCAAAACTGGCTTGACCTCTTCATTGACCACCACAAGGCCTGTTGCACCCAAAGGCCTTTCTGGTTCACCTCTTAAGGCCTTCCCCTCTTCCAAGAGATCTTCATCCACCATTAAAGCCATACAGAGTGAGAAG CCTACATATCAAGTCGTCCAGCCCATCAATGGTGACCCATTCATCGGAAGCCTCGAGACACCAGTGACATCAAGCCCGCTAGTTGCATGGTATCTCTCAAACCTTCCCGGATACAGGACTGCAGTTAGTCCCTTGCTTCGTGGCATTGAAGTTGGGCTAGCCCACGGGTTCTTTCTAGTTGGCCCATTTGTGAAGGCAGGCCCATTAAGAAACACAGAGTATGCAGGTGCAGCCGGATCACTAGCTGCAGGCGGGCTCGTTGTTATTCTTAGCATTTGCTTGACAATGTACGGGATTGCATCATTTAAAGAAGGTGAACCATCTATCGCACCATCGTTGACTTTGACCGGGCGTAAGAAGGAGCCCGATCAGCTTCAAACAGCTGATGGTTGGGCCAAGTTTACTGGTGGATTCTTCTTTGGTGGAATCTCTGGTGTCACTTGGGCTTATTTTCTTCTTTATGTTCTTGACCTTCCTTACTATGTTAAGTAA
- the LOC139872606 gene encoding uncharacterized protein has translation MALQLLKLPLLRRYGRISSSSTNELLFLSTNTYLSQQPVRWTEARNNCRIRSFGTLKSKIVIPPKKKKRLDEVCLEKYQQYSRNYIQSWILQGKVIVDGKVVTKAGHPVSDKSVVEIKAEIPKYVCRAGHKLEAAIEQLGVDVNGKVALDSGLSTGGFTDCLLQYGASFVYGVDVGYGQVADKIRRDERVSVIERTNLRYLTELPQKVDLVTLDLSFISILVVMPAVIKLMKEDATLITLIKPQFEARRSQVGGGGIVRDPAVHQEVREKIVKGVEDLGFKCSGWIESPLKGAEGNIEYLACFIRTTAKSAVSTVATDIKEDQPECKQ, from the exons ATGGCGCTGCAATTGTTAAAGCTTCCGTTACTCCGCCGTTACGGCCGGATTAGTTCCAGTTCCACAAATGAACTACTATTCTTATCTACAAATACTTACCTCTCTCAGCAGCCAG TGAGATGGACTGAAGCTCGTAATAATTGTCGAATCAGAAGCTTCGggactttaaagtcaaaaatagttATACCGCCAAAGAA GAAGAAGAGGTTGGATGAAGTATGTCTAGAAAAGTATCAGCAATACAGTCGAAACTACATTCAATCATGGATTTTACAAG GCAAGGTAATTGTTGATGGGAAAGTTGTAACGAAAGCTGGACACCCGGTCTCTGACAAATCGGTTGTGGAAATCAAGGCTGAAATACCGAAATATGTATGTAG AGCAGGACATAAGTTGGAAGCTGCCATTGAACAATTAGGTGTGGATGTGAATGGAAAAGTGGCTCTTGATTCGGGCCTATCAACCGGAGGGTTCACCGATTGCTTGCTTCAATATGGTGCTTCATTTGTTTATGGTGTCGATGTAGGATATGGGCAG GTGGCGGATAAAATTCGTCGAGATGAGCGTGTGTCTGTTATTGAAAGGACAAACTTGAGATATCTTACTGAGCTTCCTCAGAAAGTTGACTTGGTGACTTTAGATCTTTCGTTCATTTCTATATTAGTG GTCATGCCTGCTGTCATTAAGTTGATGAAAGAAGACGCTACACTAATTACGCTAATAAAACCTCAATTTGAGGCCCGTAGATCACAA GTGGGAGGAGGTGGAATTGTGAGAGATCCTGCAGTTCATCAAGAG GTGCGTGAGAAGATCGTCAAGGGTGTTGAAGATCTTGGCTTCAAATGCAGTGGCTGGATAGAGTCTCCATTAAAGGGTGCTGAAGGAAACATAGAATATTTGGCTTGCTTTATCCGAACAACCGCGAAAAGTGCGGTTTCAACGGTTGCAACAGATATTAAAGAGGATCAACCAGAGTGCAAACAATAA